Proteins from a single region of Sesamum indicum cultivar Zhongzhi No. 13 linkage group LG5, S_indicum_v1.0, whole genome shotgun sequence:
- the LOC105162299 gene encoding methyl-CpG-binding domain-containing protein 2-like, which translates to MEQEQAIGAKRVWESVKLYTVKCAKCSKWRLIPTKEKYEEIRERIVERSFLCDTARAWRPNVSCNDESDVKQDDSFLWAMDRPRIPQTPPGWQRILRIRAEGGTKFADVYYVTPSNKRLRSMVELSRYINEHPHLKGVNISQFSFQPPVPLDEKYIAKRARSTTHDTSSTPAAGAYHALQTQNDSSGVPESATTEAKAPAQS; encoded by the exons ATGGAACAAGAACAAGCTATAGGAGCAAAAAGGGTCTGGGAATCTGTAAAGTTATATACTGTCAAGTGCGccaaatgttcaaaatggagGCTTATCCCAACAAAGGAAAAGTATGAGGAGATACGGGAAAGGATCGTAGAACGATCTTTCCTATGCGATACAGCACGTGCGTGGCGACCTAATGTCTCTTGCAATGATGAATCAGATGTTAAGCAGGATGACAGTTTCCTTTGGGCTATGGACAGGCCGAGAATTCCCCAAACTCCTCCAGGCTGGCAGCGTATTTTACGAATCAGAGCTGAAGGCGGCACAAAATTCGCTGATGT GTATTATGTTACCCCATCTAACAAAAGATTACGTTCTATGGTCGAACTTAGCAG GTACATTAATGAGCATCCGCATCTAAAAGGCGTCAACATCTCGCAATTCTCGTTTCAGCCCCCAGTACCATTGGATGAGAAATACATTGCAAAGCGAGCCCGTTCTACCACCCATGACACAAGCAGTACTCCTGCAGCAG GGGCTTATCATGCATTACAGACTCAAAATGATAGCTCTGGGGTGCCGGAGAGTGCAACTACTGAGGCTAAAGCTCCTGCTCAAAGTTGA